One genomic region from Halococcus qingdaonensis encodes:
- a CDS encoding DUF790 family protein codes for MLTADLARSRTSDGEVTPLFIDPDDARYRETASELVELFETHVGDPKADLDTAIDQLTVADTDYKIIQGLAKLLRDECDFETVAAAEPYEIRQRLFERANDSYPIVRQPTLDEDTRKLDVYTAVADELGISLAECHQGMYADLDANNRLVRFGDQIAESVELDTDGTTSTTQLTGQSEEAYKGEALTVEWLLNRYNLALAQAVLYDATELRIRVWDQFATVFSYVKLFGLMHRIYPIDEHGERVSSTDLAAGYEAILDGPASLFRQSRKYGIRMANFLPALPHCERWDLTAEILVDESANETRELTLDQTAGLQTHYSGGSRYDSDLERTLADKWERANTDWELVREDDVIDLGAEVLLPDFALEHPDSRRAILEIVGFWTPEYLEEKLDKIQQADVENLVLAVSEELDCTSEDIDLGAERLLWFKTGIHVYDVVDLAEKYAVQAASVVH; via the coding sequence ATGCTGACAGCGGACCTCGCGCGCTCACGGACATCTGACGGCGAGGTAACCCCGCTGTTCATCGATCCCGACGACGCTCGGTATCGAGAGACGGCGAGCGAGTTGGTCGAGCTATTCGAGACGCACGTGGGTGATCCGAAGGCCGACCTCGACACCGCGATCGACCAGCTGACGGTGGCGGATACCGACTACAAGATCATCCAGGGGTTGGCGAAACTGCTGCGTGACGAGTGCGACTTCGAGACGGTGGCGGCAGCCGAGCCGTACGAGATCCGTCAACGACTGTTCGAGCGTGCGAACGACTCCTATCCGATCGTTCGGCAGCCGACGCTCGACGAGGATACCCGTAAGCTCGATGTCTACACGGCAGTCGCCGACGAACTCGGCATCTCGCTTGCGGAGTGCCATCAGGGGATGTACGCGGATCTCGACGCGAACAATCGGCTCGTGCGCTTCGGCGACCAGATCGCCGAGTCGGTCGAACTGGATACAGATGGGACGACCAGCACGACCCAGTTGACGGGTCAAAGCGAGGAGGCGTACAAAGGTGAGGCACTCACCGTTGAGTGGCTGCTGAACCGGTATAACCTCGCGCTCGCACAGGCAGTGCTCTACGACGCAACCGAACTGCGGATTCGGGTCTGGGATCAGTTTGCGACGGTATTCAGCTACGTGAAGCTGTTCGGGCTGATGCACCGGATCTATCCGATCGACGAACATGGCGAGCGCGTGTCGAGCACGGACCTCGCAGCTGGGTACGAAGCGATCCTGGACGGTCCGGCCTCGCTGTTCCGGCAGTCGCGCAAGTACGGTATTCGGATGGCGAATTTCCTCCCCGCGTTGCCTCACTGTGAACGGTGGGACCTCACGGCGGAGATTCTTGTCGACGAGTCAGCGAACGAAACACGCGAGCTCACATTGGATCAGACGGCTGGGCTCCAAACACACTACAGCGGTGGGAGCCGGTACGACAGCGACCTCGAACGCACGCTCGCTGACAAGTGGGAGCGTGCGAACACCGACTGGGAGTTGGTCCGCGAGGACGACGTGATCGATCTGGGTGCCGAGGTCTTGCTACCGGATTTCGCGCTGGAACATCCTGACAGCCGGCGGGCAATCCTCGAGATAGTGGGCTTCTGGACGCCCGAGTATCTTGAGGAGAAACTCGACAAGATCCAGCAGGCCGATGTAGAGAATCTGGTGCTCGCGGTATCCGAGGAACTGGACTGCACGAGCGAGGACATCGATCTCGGGGCTGAGAGGCTGCTTTGGTTCAAAACCGGTATTCACGTCTACGATGTGGTTGATCTCGCAGAGAAGTATGCAGTTCAGGCAGCCTCCGTTGTTCACTGA